A stretch of the Solanum dulcamara chromosome 6, daSolDulc1.2, whole genome shotgun sequence genome encodes the following:
- the LOC129891553 gene encoding uncharacterized protein LOC129891553 — MDYYKHKAVDEGLPQLQQPQAPPPPPPMSHFSTPTYFTQQAIRAGYVEPPQFENKLDHIHHQPVNMREAIMREIEKESIREKIIAEEIARRRMPEFDVRRELMMERQLTKQIGEGFSPLSSPTLPFLKQQSDVTSVEERTARSQMGRGIQVSRLGARNEIGRLDIMPFEERISEMSFHQRSLFD, encoded by the exons ATGGATTATTATAAGCATAAAGCTGTGGATGAAGGATTGCCACAACTACAACAACCTCAagctcctcctcctcctcctccgaTGAGTCATTTTTCAACTCCTACTTACTTCACTCAACAAGCCATTCGAg CTGGCTACGTAGAGCCACCTCAATTTGAAAACAAGCTTGATCATATCCATCACCAACCCGTCAATATGCGTGAGGCAATTATGAGAGAGATCGAGAAGGAGAGTATTAGAGAGAAGATTATTGCAGAAGAGATTGCTCGTAGAAGAATGCCTGAGTTTGACGTAAGAAGAGAGCTCATGATGGAAAGACAACTAACAAAGCAGATTGGAGAAGGATTTTCTCCTCTTTCTTCTCCCACGCTTCCATTCTTGAAGCAACAGAGTGATGTAACGTCCGTAGAAGAAAGAACTGCAAGGTCACAGATGGGAAGGGGGATACAAGTCTCTAGATTGGGTGCAAGAAATGAGATTGGGAGACTTGACATAATGCCATTTGAGGAGCGGATTTCAGAGATGTCTTTTCATCAACGAAGCCTTTTTGACTGA